Proteins from one Spirochaetaceae bacterium genomic window:
- a CDS encoding CopG family transcriptional regulator has protein sequence MKTVTVRLDDDTYRLIRQAAGGELRSISNFIEYATLSYLTDAASVSDQEMAEILSDPELVSTLQHARSEVSGKKYRIVE, from the coding sequence GTGAAGACGGTCACGGTTCGCCTCGACGACGACACCTATCGATTGATCCGGCAGGCCGCCGGCGGCGAGTTGCGCAGCATCTCCAACTTCATCGAGTACGCCACCCTGTCCTATCTCACGGACGCGGCTTCGGTGTCCGATCAGGAGATGGCCGAGATACTGTCGGACCCTGAACTGGTGTCGACTCTGCAGCACGCACGGTCCGAAGTGAGTGGCAAGAAGTACCGGATCGTCGAGTAA
- a CDS encoding type II toxin-antitoxin system RelE/ParE family toxin gives MARSTGSSSNYNVAETESLRKSKALARLYRRVRDVVYPLLRREPHFGPNIKRLRGEFSDFYPFRLGEYRLFSTIDEQDTVVVVADLRSRQASYRRR, from the coding sequence GTGGCAAGAAGTACCGGATCGTCGAGTAACTACAACGTCGCGGAGACCGAGTCGCTGCGCAAGAGCAAGGCCCTTGCCCGTCTCTACCGGCGCGTTCGCGACGTTGTGTATCCGCTGCTTCGCCGCGAGCCGCACTTCGGGCCCAACATCAAGCGGCTGCGAGGCGAGTTCAGCGATTTCTATCCGTTTCGACTGGGCGAGTACCGGTTGTTCTCCACGATCGACGAACAGGACACGGTGGTGGTCGTAGCCGACCTCCGCAGCCGGCAAGCGTCGTACCGGAGACGATAG
- a CDS encoding NUDIX domain-containing protein, whose amino-acid sequence MNIRHRAYAYITNGRRLLLFTHPESPDAGVQVPAGTIEPGESPKHAVMREAREETGLAGLKYGRLLAQDTRDMRDHGRDELQYRWFFHLTLEGRPKQVWRHGELSEDGSVLIPFDFFWADLSALPALLDYGDKIDLLIESMPASG is encoded by the coding sequence ATGAACATCCGTCACCGGGCATACGCCTACATCACCAACGGCCGCCGGCTGCTCCTCTTTACCCACCCGGAATCTCCGGACGCCGGCGTTCAGGTTCCCGCCGGGACGATCGAACCGGGAGAGAGCCCGAAGCACGCCGTGATGCGGGAAGCGCGTGAGGAAACGGGTCTGGCAGGACTCAAGTACGGGAGGCTCCTTGCACAGGACACCCGCGACATGCGCGACCACGGGCGCGATGAACTCCAGTATCGCTGGTTCTTCCACCTGACGCTGGAGGGACGGCCGAAACAAGTCTGGCGGCATGGGGAGTTGTCGGAGGACGGTTCGGTCCTGATCCCGTTCGACTTCTTCTGGGCCGACCTGAGCGCGCTTCCGGCGCTGCTCGATTACGGCGACAAGATCGACCTGCTGATCGAGTCGATGCCGGCTTCCGGGTAG